The following nucleotide sequence is from Nitrospira sp..
AGCTCAGGTCTATACCCTTCGCCTCGCCTCGGCCCACCGGCTCGTGGCCGTAACAGATTCCCCTGCGCATCATGCCCTCTTGAGCCGCTCCCTCGAACGAGAAGGAATCCAGCTGGCCACCGAATTGCTTTGAGGGTCCCAACGCCAAGCCACCTGCCCCACGAAGTCCCGTCCCGACAGCAGTTCATCAGCTTCGCCCGTTTCCGGTTGCGCTTGCCCCCCGGTTGCCTGCTACACTCGGACACGAGCCGACCGCGCATGAGCACCCTCACCCCAGCCATCACCCCGGAAGCCCTCGACACGACGGACACCGGCACGGGCGATGACCTTGAGGCCCGGGTCATCGTGTTCAACTGTGACTGCCATACCTACCAACAGGTCATCAGCCTGTTCTGCAAAGTCATTCCCGGCATGACCTCCTCGCGGGCGTTCGAATTGGCCTGGCGTATCGACCACGAGGGACAGGCGACGGTCTATTCAGGAGCAAGAAAAACGGCGGAGGAGATCGGAACCAAACTCGCCGCGGGTGGGCTTCGAGTCGGGGTTCAGTGAAGGGATGGCGACAAAGAGGGTGGTCGGTTACTTGGCTCGTTTTTTCGCCGGTTGCGGTTTGGCTGCTTTGGGTTTTGCAGCCGACGGGGCCTGAGCGACCCCGGCCTTAGGAGCCACCTTCGGACTCCCATGCACGGCTTTCTGAGGCTTGGCGGATTTGGTGGCGGCCTGCGAGGCTTTCTGTTCCTGCGCAGCGGCAGTCTTGTAGTATGACTTATTCAACTTGTTGAGCATGTCGCCGTTTAACACGCGCACCTGGTAGAGTTCGAACAGCTTGCTGACTGCCTTGGGGTCGCCCTTGCGAGCCAAGGCCAACAGCCGCCGTCGCTGATTCATCTCTTCTTCTTCTGTATGAGACGCTGCCCGACGCTCCATAGCGCTCCTTTCCAAAACTCCAAGAACCTGACCGGCCCAGGCCCATTCTCATATAGGGATGGGCTACCAGTGTATCAGATTCGGCCTAGCCAGTACTATAGAAATTCCAAGCCGACCGGCAGTGTTCTCGATTCAGGTGAGAACCGGTTTGGGAGGGGGCTGGAATCGTTCCCAATCCGGGTTGTAGAAGCGCCG
It contains:
- a CDS encoding ATP-dependent Clp protease adaptor ClpS; this translates as MSTLTPAITPEALDTTDTGTGDDLEARVIVFNCDCHTYQQVISLFCKVIPGMTSSRAFELAWRIDHEGQATVYSGARKTAEEIGTKLAAGGLRVGVQ